In one bacterium genomic region, the following are encoded:
- a CDS encoding 50S ribosomal protein L1, translated as MTKRGKKYVAVLEKYDKHKPYPLREALELVKELAYAKFDETVDMAIRLNVDPRHADQMVRGTVVLPHGTGKKVRVLVFAKGEAAKQAEEAGADFVGAEELVEKIQKEEWTDFDVAIATPDMMSLVGRLGKILGPRGLMPNPKVGTVTKDVAKAVKEAKAGKIQFRVDKAGNIHAPIGKVSFDVEKLEENARALINAVIAARPPAVKGQYVRNISVSSTMGPGIKVDLTEFIK; from the coding sequence GCATAAGCCTTATCCTTTACGAGAGGCGCTTGAGCTGGTTAAAGAGTTGGCATACGCCAAATTTGACGAGACTGTTGACATGGCAATTAGGCTTAATGTTGACCCACGACATGCTGACCAGATGGTGCGTGGGACAGTGGTTCTTCCACATGGAACAGGGAAAAAAGTTAGAGTTCTCGTTTTTGCGAAAGGAGAGGCAGCAAAACAAGCGGAAGAAGCAGGTGCAGATTTCGTTGGCGCTGAGGAGTTGGTGGAAAAAATCCAGAAGGAGGAATGGACCGATTTTGATGTAGCTATAGCTACTCCTGACATGATGAGTCTGGTGGGAAGATTAGGGAAGATTCTCGGTCCGAGAGGACTTATGCCAAACCCTAAGGTGGGAACCGTAACCAAGGATGTAGCGAAAGCCGTTAAGGAAGCCAAAGCAGGGAAAATACAATTCAGGGTTGATAAGGCAGGCAATATTCATGCACCCATAGGAAAGGTATCGTTCGATGTAGAGAAGCTTGAGGAAAATGCGCGTGCTCTTATTAATGCTGTTATTGCGGCAAGACCACCGGCAGTAAAAGGTCAATATGTCAGGAACATTAGCGTTTCGTCGACGATGGGACCCGGAATAAAAGTAGACCTTACTGAATTTATCAAATAA
- a CDS encoding 50S ribosomal protein L10, producing the protein MLRKQKEKIVEDLVYDFKEYNVVFFADYQGLNVEQMTKLRRSLKEKNAKLRVAKNTLIRIAREKLGLPPINQNILTGMTALILSKDDPITPAKIIKDFREELEKPQIKAIIYGGELLPKEEFERLASMPSVEEIKAKVVSSLSSPIYGLVFALSGLLRGLVTQIDQLAKRQS; encoded by the coding sequence ATGCTCAGGAAGCAGAAAGAAAAAATCGTTGAGGATTTAGTATACGATTTTAAGGAATACAATGTGGTTTTCTTTGCGGATTATCAGGGTCTCAATGTTGAGCAGATGACTAAACTTCGCCGCAGCCTCAAAGAGAAAAACGCAAAGCTTCGCGTTGCTAAAAATACTCTCATAAGAATTGCGAGAGAAAAATTAGGATTGCCGCCGATAAACCAAAATATTCTGACAGGAATGACAGCTCTTATATTGAGCAAAGATGACCCAATAACTCCTGCGAAGATAATAAAGGATTTCAGAGAAGAACTGGAAAAACCTCAGATAAAAGCTATAATATACGGTGGGGAACTTCTCCCCAAGGAGGAATTCGAAAGGCTTGCCTCGATGCCGTCAGTTGAGGAGATTAAGGCTAAAGTTGTAAGCTCGCTAAGCAGTCCGATTTATGGGCTTGTCTTCGCACTCTCAGGACTTTTGCGTGGTCTGGTAACCCAGATCGACCAACTCGCTAAAAGGCAGTCGTAA
- the rplL gene encoding 50S ribosomal protein L7/L12 — protein MELSQNVQNVVEQIEKLTVLELAELVKALEEKFGVSAAAPVAVAAAPAAAGAEAAPKEEEKTEFTVYLTSVGDKKLQVIKEVRAITKLGLREAKAFVEGELPKPIKENVSKQEAEEIKAKLEAVGAGVEIK, from the coding sequence ATGGAATTGAGTCAGAATGTACAGAATGTGGTTGAGCAGATTGAGAAGCTGACAGTTCTCGAGCTTGCTGAGTTGGTTAAGGCTCTTGAGGAGAAGTTCGGGGTGTCGGCAGCTGCACCCGTTGCCGTTGCTGCGGCGCCCGCTGCTGCTGGTGCTGAGGCTGCTCCTAAGGAAGAGGAAAAGACCGAGTTCACCGTATATCTAACGAGTGTTGGCGACAAAAAACTACAGGTTATAAAAGAGGTGCGTGCTATAACGAAGCTCGGACTGAGAGAGGCTAAGGCTTTCGTCGAGGGTGAGCTGCCAAAGCCGATAAAGGAAAATGTGTCCAAGCAGGAAGCTGAGGAGATAAAGGCGAAGCTTGAAGCTGTCGGCGCTGGTGTGGAGATAAAGTAA
- the rpoB gene encoding DNA-directed RNA polymerase subunit beta encodes MKVKPIIKRKSFEKVKPVIEMPNLLSVQLDSYRNFLQRDVPPEKREPKGLQAVFLDAFPIEDVYGKYELQFVSYELGRPRYTVEECKTRGLTYAIPLRVKLRLIKYEKGEDGERKVKEIREDDVYFSELPLMTDKGTFIINGSERVVVTQFHRSPGVFFDETIHPNGKRLYSARMIPLHGSWLEIRFDVRDVLHVIISSRKKVPLTTLLRAFGYESDTEIISLFHKIDEISISNDKSSKKAIGAYCAEAVVDEETGEILLDIGTVVTKEDIERLRKHGVKKIRVVIPEFPRMVPVIFNTLKVDQTTNKLEAVREIYSGIKPGGTVEPGEEDTILNEYIFNYKRFDLGDVGRYQFNKRLGLNIPPDERRLTKEDFIATARYLIQLRHGKGHIDDIDHLGLRRARSVGELLGNQIRVGLARMARTVRERMRTKDIETMTPSDLINARIVSAVINSFFGSSQLSQFMDQTNPIAELTHKRRLSALGPGGLSRERAGFEVRDVHYTHYGRLCPIETPEGQNIGLITSLATYARINEFGFIETPYRRVVNRVVTNEVVYLTATDEDQYIIAQAGTPVDENGRIIPDIVVARRRGDIVEVRAEDVDFMDVSPAQLVGITAALIPFLEHDDASRALMGSNMQRQSVPLLFTEPPIVGTGLELKAAVDSGVVVIAKRPGIVRRVDSKVIEIEPEKEHVDEDSLVDDYDVYPLVKFKRTNQNTMINQRPLVKPGEKVEAGQIIADGVATKYGELALGRNVLVAFMSWHGYNFEDAVIISERLVRDDVYTSVHIEDFDMQVRETKVGPEELTRELPSVSADAVKDLDENGIVRVGAHVESGDILAGKVTPKGETELTPEMRLLKAVFGERAGDVKDTSLRVPPGIKGVVIDTLLLSRRGYHKGRRREKDLLKKLEQEFNEKVAQIKAKRDKKIREIIVDHRAKNIISATTGKPLIKPGARISKRAASMLNIDDVAPESEWTDDETINVRVKKILAQAEELIKTAEEAYLLDRDKIIRGDELPPGTIQLVKVNVAMKRKISVGDKMAGRHGNKGVVSIIVPIEDMPYLEDGTPVDIILNPLGVPSRMNIGQILETHLGWAMKEQGLYCASPVFNGATVEEIKEELKKVGKDPSGKVILYDGRTGEPFPEPVTVGYMYVMKLIHLADDKIHARSIGPYSLVTQQPLSGKAQFGGQRFGEMEVWALEAYGAAYTLQEMLTIKSDDVQGRTKIYNAIVKGENPPEPGIPESFNVLVKELQALCIDVRLLTKEEEGIE; translated from the coding sequence ATGAAGGTAAAACCAATAATAAAAAGAAAGTCATTTGAGAAGGTCAAGCCTGTTATCGAAATGCCTAACCTGCTTTCGGTGCAGCTTGACTCGTATCGTAATTTTCTTCAGAGAGATGTGCCGCCCGAAAAAAGAGAGCCTAAAGGACTTCAGGCTGTGTTTTTAGACGCCTTTCCTATCGAGGATGTTTACGGAAAATACGAGCTTCAATTCGTCTCCTATGAGCTTGGCAGACCAAGGTATACTGTCGAGGAGTGCAAAACACGAGGTCTTACATATGCGATACCGTTAAGGGTTAAGCTAAGGCTGATAAAGTATGAAAAGGGCGAGGACGGCGAGCGGAAGGTTAAGGAAATCCGTGAAGATGATGTCTATTTCAGCGAGTTGCCGCTGATGACCGACAAGGGAACATTCATTATAAATGGTTCCGAAAGGGTTGTGGTCACTCAGTTTCATCGTTCGCCGGGAGTGTTTTTCGATGAGACCATTCATCCTAATGGAAAGAGGCTTTATTCCGCACGAATGATTCCGCTTCACGGTTCGTGGCTTGAGATAAGGTTCGATGTCCGCGATGTGTTGCATGTTATTATTTCCTCGAGAAAGAAAGTTCCGCTAACCACACTTCTCAGGGCTTTTGGCTATGAGTCCGATACCGAGATAATATCGCTCTTCCATAAAATAGACGAGATAAGCATTTCAAACGATAAAAGCAGCAAGAAGGCAATAGGTGCTTACTGCGCGGAAGCAGTTGTTGATGAGGAAACCGGCGAGATTCTCCTCGATATAGGCACGGTCGTAACCAAGGAGGATATAGAGAGACTTAGGAAACATGGTGTTAAGAAAATCCGTGTCGTGATACCCGAATTTCCTCGTATGGTTCCCGTTATATTCAACACACTAAAAGTGGACCAGACTACAAACAAGCTTGAAGCCGTTCGCGAGATATACTCTGGGATAAAACCTGGCGGAACGGTTGAGCCGGGCGAGGAAGACACCATCTTGAATGAATACATTTTCAACTATAAAAGGTTTGACCTTGGCGATGTTGGCAGGTATCAGTTCAACAAGAGACTTGGGCTTAACATACCTCCAGACGAGAGGCGTCTTACCAAAGAGGACTTCATAGCTACCGCCCGCTATCTTATCCAGCTTCGCCACGGTAAGGGACACATAGACGATATCGACCATCTTGGTCTCAGGCGCGCGCGGTCTGTAGGTGAGCTTCTGGGTAACCAGATACGCGTGGGGCTTGCAAGAATGGCTCGGACTGTTAGGGAAAGGATGCGCACTAAGGACATTGAGACGATGACTCCGAGTGACCTAATAAATGCGAGGATAGTTTCGGCGGTTATAAATTCGTTCTTCGGTTCGTCTCAGCTTTCCCAGTTTATGGACCAGACGAACCCTATAGCAGAGCTGACACACAAGAGGCGACTTTCAGCACTTGGACCAGGTGGTCTCAGCCGTGAGCGAGCGGGCTTTGAAGTAAGAGATGTTCATTACACGCATTACGGTAGACTTTGCCCGATAGAAACCCCTGAGGGTCAGAACATCGGTCTCATAACATCCTTGGCCACATATGCAAGAATAAATGAGTTCGGCTTTATAGAGACTCCATATAGAAGGGTAGTTAATAGAGTTGTTACAAACGAAGTAGTTTATCTTACGGCAACCGACGAGGACCAATACATTATAGCACAGGCAGGAACACCTGTTGATGAGAATGGCAGGATAATACCGGACATAGTCGTTGCAAGAAGACGGGGCGACATAGTTGAGGTAAGAGCGGAAGATGTTGACTTTATGGATGTGTCACCAGCGCAGCTCGTTGGGATAACTGCTGCGTTGATACCATTTCTTGAGCACGACGACGCAAGCCGAGCACTTATGGGGTCAAACATGCAGAGGCAATCGGTGCCGCTTCTTTTCACGGAGCCACCTATTGTCGGCACGGGACTCGAGCTTAAAGCTGCCGTGGATTCGGGTGTTGTGGTTATAGCCAAAAGGCCAGGGATTGTTAGAAGAGTTGATTCGAAAGTTATAGAAATAGAGCCCGAAAAGGAGCATGTAGACGAGGACTCGCTTGTTGACGATTACGATGTTTATCCTCTCGTAAAATTTAAGAGGACTAACCAGAACACAATGATAAACCAGCGGCCACTTGTGAAGCCGGGCGAGAAGGTGGAAGCTGGTCAAATAATAGCGGATGGCGTGGCTACCAAATACGGCGAGCTCGCGCTGGGAAGAAATGTACTCGTCGCTTTTATGTCATGGCATGGTTATAACTTCGAGGATGCCGTTATTATTTCCGAGCGGCTCGTTAGAGATGATGTTTATACCTCGGTTCACATCGAGGACTTCGACATGCAGGTCAGAGAGACCAAGGTTGGACCGGAGGAACTAACGCGTGAGCTTCCAAGTGTCAGCGCAGATGCGGTTAAAGACCTTGACGAAAATGGGATAGTAAGGGTCGGTGCTCATGTTGAGAGTGGCGACATTCTTGCTGGTAAGGTAACTCCTAAAGGCGAGACCGAATTAACCCCCGAAATGAGGCTACTTAAAGCAGTATTCGGAGAGAGAGCGGGTGATGTTAAGGATACATCGCTAAGAGTTCCACCGGGAATAAAGGGTGTTGTTATAGACACACTATTGCTCTCAAGAAGAGGTTACCACAAAGGTCGAAGGCGTGAGAAAGACCTTCTCAAGAAGCTTGAACAGGAATTTAACGAGAAAGTTGCGCAGATTAAAGCCAAGCGTGACAAAAAGATTCGCGAGATAATAGTGGACCATAGAGCCAAGAACATTATTTCTGCTACTACGGGCAAGCCGTTGATAAAGCCTGGGGCACGCATATCCAAGCGTGCAGCGTCAATGCTTAACATTGATGATGTGGCACCTGAATCTGAATGGACCGATGATGAGACCATCAATGTCAGAGTGAAAAAGATTCTCGCACAGGCTGAGGAGCTTATAAAGACTGCTGAAGAAGCTTACCTTCTCGATAGAGACAAGATAATAAGAGGAGACGAGCTGCCGCCGGGAACGATACAGCTTGTTAAGGTTAATGTCGCGATGAAGCGCAAAATCTCTGTAGGAGACAAGATGGCTGGAAGGCATGGAAACAAAGGTGTTGTTTCGATAATAGTGCCGATAGAGGACATGCCATATCTTGAGGATGGAACGCCAGTTGACATAATTCTTAATCCTCTTGGTGTGCCATCGAGAATGAACATCGGACAGATTCTTGAGACTCACCTTGGCTGGGCGATGAAAGAGCAGGGACTGTATTGTGCTTCTCCTGTATTCAATGGTGCAACGGTTGAGGAGATAAAGGAGGAACTTAAAAAAGTAGGCAAAGACCCGAGCGGAAAAGTAATACTTTACGATGGTCGAACAGGTGAGCCTTTCCCCGAACCCGTTACTGTGGGCTATATGTATGTCATGAAACTTATACACCTTGCTGATGATAAGATTCACGCGCGTTCAATCGGACCATACAGCTTGGTTACACAGCAGCCTTTAAGCGGTAAGGCACAATTCGGCGGGCAGCGGTTCGGTGAGATGGAGGTCTGGGCGCTCGAGGCATATGGTGCGGCATATACGCTTCAGGAGATGCTCACCATAAAGTCTGACGATGTTCAGGGTAGGACGAAAATTTATAATGCGATAGTTAAAGGTGAGAATCCGCCCGAACCGGGCATCCCAGAGTCATTTAATGTGCTTGTTAAAGAATTGCAAGCACTTTGCATAGATGTAAGACTTTTAACTAAGGAAGAAGAAGGAATAGAATAA